The Mangifera indica cultivar Alphonso chromosome 19, CATAS_Mindica_2.1, whole genome shotgun sequence nucleotide sequence tctattaactAACAAccaatttcaagtaaaaaaatgtgatatttataagcaaaatttgataatttaaactgaaatacaaaatattatatctctcaaaaatcttttattttccaGTCAAATTTAAAGTTTCGAACCAGAAATCACAccttaaactaataaaaaacaattttcatcaACTAACAACCAATTCTAACTTCAAAATGTGGCATTCATAGCaaaagttaaaaagttaaattaatgtGCAATACATCACCATCAATTTtagaataaacaattaaatcactTAGTAATAACCTTAGAACCTATTTTAAgctcaattttgaaaagatattgagtgaattttagtaattaaaaaaaaaaaaacaacaaccaTGGATTGTAGTTCGAATGTAGGTAGGAGAGATTTTTGTtagtacaaaattttttatctaggTCAATAATGGTCAAACCTCCTTTATATATTGGGGCAAtttcaaaaaactatattttcttaaccatattcaataatctttatAGTGTTGGTTAAAATCCCATCAACCCCCATAGTTTacccaaaaataattttctttgaaattctagtaataattattgtaataaaaaatatagatcaTATATACTtatagagcaatattatatgtattcattttgagtatataattatgtacatatttatatatatcgtCACATGAtcgggtattattttatctttaatttaaaatcatctaataatgtgataacacatataaatatatatttatatacttaaaataggtgcatatagttttattgaaagaacaaattcaaaatgtttGTTAAAATTTGGAAGCGTTATGGTAACTTGTAAGCATTTTCTAGCATGCATTTTAATTCATTACttgtttgtttgtctttttttaatatatagttatcaataacaaattttttcccattaaaaatttgcaaattaagggaaatattttaaaaaaatttcgtatgttattattttataatgactttACATGGTAAGTCCAAAAAACCTTGTAAAAACAACCCAAAACTTTATTTGCGGTTGCTTTTCTAGGATTCTGCATTAAAGAGTCAATGCATCTCCtttgttattatttcataatgACACTATATGGCAGGTTCTCGAAACCTTTTAAACACAAGCCAAAACTTTGTCTACTTTTGTACTTCTTTGATCCATTTGCCCTTTACGTGAAGCAACAACTAGCAATTAACCATGCATGCACCCAAAGGTTCAATGACTTTTCATCAGAATTCTCCTCCATTGATGATCATAACACAAgtattttccatttctttcctCTTACTTCTTCGCTTTCCTTAGCCAGCTCTCGCCCTCCCGACATCAAGCACCCACAAACCATCTAGTTTAGTCGATAGCGTTTGCAAAGAAGCGAACGAACTGGGCCATTTAAATTACAACGATTGTGTTGCCGCTCTTGTGTTCGATCCTAAAGCCTCGTTTGCAAAGAACAAGAAATTGTTGGCGAAGATCGAGCTAAACTTGGCTATATCTAATTCGACAAGCAGCCTAACATACATCGATGCAATGGCAAAGAAGGAAAAATCTTCACCCGCACTGAAATCGGCACTCGAGTACTGCGTTTCACAGTATCAATGTACTGTGCAGTGTTTTAAAATGGCTTTGACGGATTTGGATGTTGATCCTGAGGCTGCAAATTATGATGCGTTTGTTGCTAATGATGGTCAATATTACTGTGGAGAACAGCTGAATTCTAGAGGGTCTCAATCCCAAGTTGTGGATTCAATTAATACTAGAAATTATTATGTGATGCTGTATAGTCGCATTGGACAAATTATTACCAATAAGATGACCTGAATTCATTGATTTGTTTAATCTGTATTTGATGagtaatgaaataattttcctgGAAATTTTGGTCTAGTAATATAATGCCAAGACTCCTTTCCTTTTTAATTCCAATAACaattatttgcatatatgaGGTTGTTACAACCATTATTcattaaaagaattaacaaggctaatatttttaaagaggAAACTTATATCAATAAGTGataagaaagattttttttgtcttcaaaATCTTCTAATGACGAGAAACAGACATTTAATggccaatttttttcttataaaagttataaatttatttattttttataaaagtataaataatttatcattaaaatcataaaaataactcTTATAATGACtgaatatttattcattctttatttttctcttactaatgttagtttttttgaTAGTACTCgcagtttagtttgaaaaattaataattttctctaactTTGTTTTGAACGCGTAACTTTTTTTCCTACTAGGGTTTTTTCTTTCGCTCATTCAACCACTCCTTatcttttagaaaattatagttACATCCCTATAGCTACATTCTCTCTTTCTAGTGACTGTCTTTCCTACACTATAAAAGCAACTAGCAATAGCAAGAGGAAAATAATGAGTGACTAAATATCTGGCTGTTatatatactatttttttaattttaacaataaattatttatactcttgttaaaactaaataaatttatgactttAATTAGTGCATATTCAATCAAACATtcaacaagaaaccaaagaatcaaaaactgtttttactgcttattttgaatatacagtttttttgttcattcaatttaaccaaccaaatcaactccaaatccaatcGAATTTGcatcatcataatcacaacacaataaactttctttcaagctatggtaGCCCTCaagattcaatagataaagtagtcaaaatgtTGATCAAAGTCAGTGGCAGAAAACGTAATTATAGTACAACTTTCTGCcataagcaaaattaacacacatacacaatctaatttggatttctaaggaaacataaaatgtaaccaaggcataaaggaaagtttcaccaaccttggggtcttccaccaccaatcttccaccaagaatgattagataaaagaaatgagataaaagccaacaaagctttcttcaaattttcattcaaaatgccaaccaaccaattacaaatgaagatccacccctttatataagaGGCATGGATGATAATGATACAACATTTTCCataaaagtcaactaaaaatgacatgaattaagctaagccattcattataaatcaagcccatacatagtaattaactaaaaacaaaagttagttgtttttttccTTAGCTTTAGGAATGATATTTCCTAACTAAACTAACCAaattccaatgtaactaaaaaccaattttgggctctttgggcttctcaaaatggtgcttggatgtttgggccattgatggacttccaaagtcacacttttggatcaattggagcaagctattcacttggaccttgggtgcatataatgagattatacccaaaagtagttttgggccaaaattgaagatgCAATgattcctttggcttgggatttgctagaacttcattttTCTTGGCGTCAAAggctgcatggagacttgaggatggtttggaacctaaaaatgacaatggaaccatgtatacatcatcctctccgggttgagaaggatttgccctcaaatcctcaagatggttatcctccacttgctgaccattcataaacaacctctctttcttaactctttttcccttaatagctttatgaacttgttgtggactaagagaagttaaagtgatagtcttgtcattgaatttaaaggagtaagtgttcttcttgccatcatgcttcacttccctatcaaattgccaaggtctttccaataacaagtgacaaacATCTATAGGAATcatatcacacaaaatctcattatTATAACACTtcccaataaataagaaaataagcacttgccttgCAACTTGTAGGCAGGTTCCATTACTtaaccattgtagtttgtatggttgagagTGTGGCATGGtggataacccaagtttgtctactaaggtggatgagaccatatttacacaactcccactatcaataattaaagaacacactttaccttTAATAGTGCACcttaattgaaaaatgtggagtttttgctcttcatgaggaagaggcttagcatgcaaagctctcttaataactagcaactctccttcatcatctccttgtagaatttcttcttcttccttattggcttcatcactttcatggctagaaacttcactttcttcttctttttgaagGGACTCCTCAATAGCTTGTATCTCTATCAAGGATAAAAATCttctattagggcattcagcttggaaatgtctatagccttggcgtttaaaacactttttgttggagagg carries:
- the LOC123202861 gene encoding uncharacterized protein LOC123202861 codes for the protein MGRGFLDRSGEGDGDRDEKILANQLQPALALPTSSTHKPSSLVDSVCKEANELGHLNYNDCVAALVFDPKASFAKNKKLLAKIELNLAISNSTSSLTYIDAMAKKEKSSPALKSALEYCVSQYQCTVQCFKMALTDLDVDPEAANYDAFVANDGQYYCGEQLNSRGSQSQVVDSINTRNYYVMLYSRIGQIITNKMT